A window from Aeromonas rivipollensis encodes these proteins:
- a CDS encoding SirB2 family protein, protein MIAYYPMLKHLHMTLAMVSLLLFIYRWSLALAGSGRLQQKWLKVLPHINDTLLLLFGVLLAVTLQMSPGQQPWLMAKLIALVLYIGLGVMALKRPAQGQKLVAGVAALAVFGYMISAAITKSAWSWLA, encoded by the coding sequence ATGATTGCCTATTACCCCATGCTCAAACACCTGCACATGACCCTGGCCATGGTCAGCCTGCTGCTCTTCATCTACCGCTGGAGCCTGGCACTGGCTGGCAGCGGGCGCCTGCAACAGAAGTGGCTCAAGGTGTTGCCCCATATAAACGACACCTTGCTGCTGCTGTTTGGCGTGCTGCTGGCGGTCACCCTGCAGATGAGCCCGGGCCAGCAACCCTGGCTGATGGCCAAGCTGATCGCACTGGTGCTCTACATAGGTCTCGGCGTCATGGCGCTCAAGCGCCCTGCCCAAGGCCAGAAGCTGGTCGCCGGGGTCGCCGCCCTCGCGGTATTTGGTTACATGATTAGCGCCGCCATCACCAAGTCAGCCTGGTCCTGGCTGGCCTGA
- a CDS encoding helix-turn-helix transcriptional regulator, with amino-acid sequence MSKKLLRQLTLARCIPHRPYKLTASQLQVKLEEEGIHVSLRTVQRDLEEMSGMGLFDLTSDERSKPHGWCFERHGLNDFANIMPLSLAVALKTWSDQASQLLPASVLTELNPLVDKASQVIRDSQSELAERWLESVHQSPRPFAGNPEIRRSTLIRDALWRGRKFSAEIQRVIKERTVWLCYDRINPLGILNQPDGPILLCTLSELDPKVYGIPFDHIKNVELTNFSATQPKDFNVQKLIRDQGYQDVSGPIRFVGRIDANCPTLIDGQIPGHNPRMTRYDKRSVVVETEVQDTPEFRSWLNNMSGNLEVLAPESLRKAYPTPGTRVS; translated from the coding sequence ATGAGTAAGAAGCTGTTACGACAACTGACCTTGGCGCGTTGCATCCCGCACCGCCCTTACAAGCTGACCGCCAGCCAACTCCAGGTAAAACTGGAAGAGGAAGGCATTCACGTCAGTCTGCGTACCGTGCAACGGGACCTGGAAGAGATGTCCGGCATGGGACTGTTCGACCTCACCTCGGATGAGCGCAGCAAACCACACGGCTGGTGCTTCGAGCGCCATGGCCTCAACGACTTTGCCAACATCATGCCGCTCTCGCTGGCGGTGGCCCTGAAAACCTGGAGCGATCAGGCGAGCCAACTGCTACCGGCGAGTGTATTGACCGAATTGAACCCCCTGGTCGACAAGGCCAGCCAGGTGATCCGTGACAGCCAGAGCGAACTGGCGGAACGCTGGCTCGAGAGCGTGCATCAGTCGCCGCGTCCGTTTGCCGGCAACCCGGAGATCCGCCGCAGCACCCTGATCCGCGACGCCCTCTGGCGTGGCCGCAAGTTCAGCGCCGAGATCCAGCGTGTCATCAAGGAGCGCACCGTGTGGCTCTGCTATGACCGCATCAATCCGCTCGGGATCCTGAACCAGCCCGATGGCCCCATCCTGCTCTGCACCCTGTCCGAGCTGGATCCCAAGGTCTATGGCATTCCGTTCGATCACATCAAGAACGTGGAACTGACCAACTTCAGTGCCACCCAGCCGAAGGATTTCAACGTCCAGAAGCTGATCCGCGACCAGGGCTATCAGGACGTCAGCGGCCCGATCCGCTTCGTCGGACGCATCGATGCCAACTGTCCCACCCTTATCGATGGGCAGATCCCGGGACACAACCCACGCATGACCCGCTACGACAAGCGCAGCGTGGTGGTAGAGACCGAGGTCCAGGATACGCCGGAGTTCCGCTCCTGGTTGAACAACATGAGTGGCAACCTGGAAGTCCTGGCTCCGGAGTCCCTGCGCAAGGCATATCCGACACCGGGTACCCGGGTCAGCTGA